The following is a genomic window from Sulfurimonas sp. C5.
ATCTTCGCATTCTCTTTAAAAGGAATCGGTGCTAAAGGTGATGAAGTTCAAATCGTTGCTGTTGATAGAAAAGGTAACACATTGAAAGGGAATGGTAAAATTAAATAATTTTACTCTTCTTTCCCCTTCAAGGGGAACCTTCTTCTTCCTATAATATCTCTCTCATATAATATACAAACAAGGTTTATTTTAATGTCAAAAAAATTTTTTATAACTATCCTATCTATTTTTATAAGTTTACAATTAGAATTATTTGCTGAAACAATTAACCTAGATAAAGCAGCAATTGAAACAAAAACAACAAACAAAAGCCCTATGGTGTATCTTCATAGAACTGGTTGCCCATATTGTGAAAAGCTCGAAGAATTTACGTTTGACGACGAAGATGTACATAACTATATAGAAAAAAACTTTAATTTCATCGTGATCAATGTCTCTTTCACTGAAGATGTAATAATCTATCAAGGTGATAAAATGACCCCTAGAGAGTTTGCGATACAAATGGGATATAACTTTTTCCCTTCTGTACTTTTTTTAGATGATTCAGGAGAGCTAGAACATGCCAGTGTAGGATATATTGAAGAGAAAGATTTCTTACTCATCTTACAGTACATGAAAACAAATGCATATAAAACAATGACAATTGATGAATATAAAAAGAAAACAGGCTATATAGATGAAAATACTCATCTTATAGATAAGAGACAAAAGCTATGAAAACAGGTAAAGTTTTAAAACTATTTACTACATGTAATGATGAAAAGAAAACTAGAATCTCACCTGAATCTATCAATGTAGATAATGAAGGTGTCTTAGAAGACAAGTTTCATGGAAAAGATCTTCTTCGCTCAGTATTAATTGCATCTGTATATAGTTACGAATTGGCAAAAAAAGAAGGTATAGATATTGAATATGGTCTTTTAGGAGAAAATATTTTAGTAGATATCAATCCTTATTCTTTGTTACCTGGGCAACAACTTCAAATCGGTGAGACCACTTTAGAAATTACACAAAACTGTACATTGTGCAAAGGACTATCAAGTGTAGATTCTAAGCTTCCAAAAGTTTTAAAAACAGATAGAGGCATCTTTGCTAAAGTAGTTAGCGGTCGTTCAGTAATAAAAATTGGAGATGTGATAACTATTTGATATTATTAATTTTATTTATATAAAATTGATGTTACACTCACTTATAAGCTGATAAAGTCACAAAAGGATATATATTGAACTTACAAAGTTTTTTATGGGACTACGGAGAAAAAGTTCCTGGATATGATGTTACTGTCATGAATGAAAGAGAAGCAAGAGCAGCAGCAGGGATACTAGGAACACTTGGCATGATTGTTATCTTTGTTGGTATAGGATATAACCATATCATAGTTGCACAAGTATATTTAACATTTTTATTTCTAGACTTCACTATAAGACTTTTTACTCCAAAATATGCTCCATCTTTACTTATGGGTAAATATATGGTTCGCAACCAAAAGCCTGAATATGTAGGAGGTTTACAAAAACGTTTTGCATATACACTTGGTTGGCTTATCTCACTTCCTTTAATGTGGTGGTTCGTTCTACACTGGGAGATCACTTTCTATAAAGTTATGCTCTGTGTAGTTTGTCTTTTACTTACATTTTTAGAAAGTGCTTTTTCTATCTGTGTAGGATGTATTATTTACAAATGGATTACGAGAAAAGACCCTCAACACTGTCCAGGTGGTGTATGTGAAGTGCGTGTTAAAGAACCTATTCAAACGTTTAATCCAATGCAAGCTATCATTGCTTCTTTAGCAGGTATCGGTCTTATTGTTGGAACGTATCTCTTCTTAGCTTATGAAGAGCCTAAAACATTTTTCGGTGAGTTTCTCCATGAAGCAGTGCTAACAGATGCACAACTCCAAGCAGAAAAAGATGCAGCATATGAAAAAGAGATGTCAGCAGAGTTTGGAGATGAGGACGAAGAGGAATAATAATCCTCTTATCCTTTTCTACTATTTATAGTACTTAATAACCCCATCCATCTTTGAACCCATATTTAATAAAACCATATCTGCAATTACTAAAGCAGCCATAGCCTCACAAACAATAGTCCCACGAATCGCAACACAAGGATCATGACGTCCTTTAAGTGAGAAGTCTACCTCTTCATTTGTCGTAGTAATCGTATGTTGTTCTTGAAAGATTGACGGGGTAGGTTTGAAATAAACGTTTAGAACAATATCATCTCCGTTACTGATTCCACCTAAAATACCACCTGCATGGTTTGATTCAAAACCTCTTGCACGAATTTGATCATTGTTTTGTGATCCAAGAGCTTTTGCACTTATACATCCATCACCTATTTCAACAGCTTTAACAGCATTAATACCCATCATAGCATCAGCAAGGACACCGTCAAGTTTATAATATAATGGTTGCCCTAGCCCTATAGGTGCATTTTTAACTACTACACGACTTACACCGCCGACAGAGTCATGTCTATTTTTTGCTTCTAAAATAGCGGCTTTTTGTGCCTCTTCTACATCAGAATCAAGTGCATAAATAATACTATCTTTTACACCTTCATAGTTGTATTGTTTTGCTTGGATCCCTGCAACTTCACTGATACCGCTTAAAACTTCAATACCTAACTCTTTTAGCATTAGTTTTGCGATTGCTCCTGCAGCTACACGTGCAGCAGTTTCTCTAGCCGAACTTCTTCCACCGCCTCTATAATCTCTTAATCCGTATTTATGAAAGTATGTAAAATCGGCATGACCTGGACGAAAAACATCTTTAATGTTTGAATAGTCTTTTGATTTTTGGTTTGTATTGTAGATAACCATTGCAATAGGTGTCCCCGTTGCTTTACCCTCAAATACACCGCTTAGTATCTCTACTTTATCAGCTTCTTTTCTTGCCGTTTCAAATTCACTTTTACCAGGTTTTCTGCGATCAAGTTCACTTTGGATAAATGCTTCATCTATCTCTAGACCTGCCGGTACACCGTCTAATATACAGCCAAGTGCAGTTCCATGAGACTCACCAAACGTCGAAAATCTTAATTTTAATCCGAAACTATTCAATTATTTGTCCTTCTTTAACATATCTACTGCAAATTTTGCCGCTTCTTGCTGAGCTATTTTTTTACTTTTTCCAACAGCTCTTGCATACTCTTTTTCTTCAATATATACACCCACTTCAAACTCTTTTTTATGATCAGGTCCACGTGATGCAAGTACTTTATATTCAGGCGTAATACCAAAACGAGCCTGTGTAAGTTCCTGTAATGTCGTTTTAAAGTCTCTAAAGAGAGAATCTAGTGAAATCTCTTCATGATTCTCTTCAATGAGTTTTATCGCTATCTCTTGAACCTTTTCCAAACCGGCTTCAAGATAAATAGCACCCATTATTGCTTCAAATGCATTAGAAAGAAGAGAAGACTTCTCACGTCCACCGTTATTATCTTCTGCATTTGAAAGTAATATATAATCACCCAAATTCAGAGCTCTGGCCAATTTATCGAATCCCGTTTCATTTACAAGTGAAGCTCTGATTTTTGAGAGTTTTCCCTCATCAGAGTTACGGAACTTTCTAAATAGGTACTCCCCCACTACAAGGTCAAGTACCGCATCGCCTAAAAATTCTAAACGCTCATTATCGTAGGGCTGTTTATAGCTTTTATGTGTCAGCGCTTCGATAATGAGATTTTTATCTTTAAACTCATATCCTAACTTTTTCTCTAACGTATCTATTTTTTTGTGCATTGTATCCTCATTGTAAATTTTTGACTGCTTCCGCAGCGTCTCTGGCAAGTTTATCACACCGTTCATTTTCAATGTGACCATCATGCCCTCTTACCCAAGTAGCATTTATTTTATGTGGTTTTGAGACCTCTATATATTCCTGCCACAGATCAGGATTTTTGACCTTTTTAAAGTTTCTTGCTATCCAGCCTTCCAGCCATTCATTAATCCCTTTGACCACATAAGATGAATCACTAATGATCTCTACGTCACAAGGTTCTTTTAGTGCTTTTAAGCCTTCAATTACACCTCGAAGTTCCATTCGGTTATTCGTAGTATGTTGTTCACTTCCGACAATCTCTCTTTCTTTGTCACCGTAACGCAAAATTGCTCCAAAACCACCAGGTCCAGGATTACCTAATGCACTTCCATCACTGAAAAGAGTTACTTTCTTCACCAAATTCCCTAATATAATCTTTAGTAAGTGCAATGTCTATAGTTGCACTGTCAATAGCATGACAGGCACTACAGCGATTAAAAGCAAACGGGTAAGTCCCTTTACAACTTGAGCACACATATTCAAAACTGAGCGTTGCATTTGCTTTTTTATCCAGCTTTATCAAAACATCTAATTCAAAAGTTGAACTTGATTTTGCTAAATTCAGATCACCTCTTGCACTATAAAGTTCTCTTAAATAACCGCTTTGTGAAATTATATCTAAATTCAACTCTTTAGGATTTAAATTCCACAATACTTGTACCAGAACTTCGCTTTTTGAGTGATCCAAATTTTCCCAAGCCAGTTTTTGATCGACACGGAAAAGATATTCAAAAATCATATAGATCAAGTTATGATTTTCTCTATATATAACCAAAAGTTTCTCACACTTGATCTCATCTGATAGTTTGTTGTCGTTTAAAATACTCAAGGCCTGTAAATATTCACGATCCAACGATATGTCTTCACCCAGTTCATCTAAAGGTTCTAAAACCTCTAAAGCCGACTTATAATCTTTCATTTGTTCATGCACTAACAAAAGGTAATGTAAGGCTTCCGGTGTCCGAGGATATTTTTTTAGTATCTCTAAAAAGATCTGTTTTGAACGTTCTAAAAATCCTGCACGGAAATATGTCTTTCCTAGTAAAAACATTGTTTTTTTAGTATCTGTCTCTTTACTTACCTGTAAAATCTCATTATAAATTTCTATCGCTTTTTCATAATCACCGTTTTTATAATAAGCATTTGCGAGTAATAACCAAGACTTCTGAGACAGTGCACCGCTGGAGATCAGTACTTGGAGTTCATTTTTTGAAGGGAGTGTTCGAAACTGTTCTACGAACTTATCTATATCTTTTGAATCCTCTTTTCTTCTGTATCTTCCCCACCAGTAAGATATAAAAGTGATTGCAAAGACTATGGAGAAAAAAATAATAATAGAGAAAAGCGGATCACGAAACTCTATAAAAAAACTACCCATCTTTAATACACCACAATACCGTAATCATTTTTAAGGTTATAAAAAGTGCACTCCGGAGTAATTTCAAGATCTTTTGTACGTCCCAATTGGACAATTGCATTTCTGGGTACTAAAATACCGTTTTCTTTAAAGAACTTTTTGATGTTTACAAACTTTACGTCTTCAACAAATTTATACTCAAACTCTTTATAAAATCTCATCTTATCAGTTAAAAAAATATGTTCGTTTACATGAAGCTGATCGGAAGCATATTTAATCGGTAGATAGCCTGAAAGATCTGTTAAAATCTCTTCAACATGCTGATGTTTCTCTGGCAATGTATTTTTTTGAATAAAAAGATATTTATTGTTGAGTTTAAGTGTGTTGGAATTTTTCCAATATTTGTATGCAGGATTAGAGATGCCGAGCTTACCGTAAACTTCGCGCCACAGCCAAAAAGAGTTAAGCGTATCCGGTAAAGCTGACATATCTTTTTCCCTTCTTTCAATCTATTTGTTAGATTATATACTCTTTTTTCAAATAGATCTATTAAAAGGGTTTGTTAACTATTAAGAAAAAGTTGCAACAACAAGTTTAGTTACGATAAATCCACCAACTACAAGCCAAACGAACATTGCACCAGCAGTATAAAGAGGAGCTAAACCTAAGCCTTTAAATTTAGAGAAAATTGTTCCCATACCAAGAGCTGTCATAGCCATAGTTAAAAGAAAAGTATCGATCTCATTAATAACACTAACGATGTTAGTTGGTACTAATTGAAGCGAGTTAAACCCTGCCATACCGATGAAGTAAACAGCAAACCATGGGATAACAAGTTTTACACCGCCTGCAGCTGAACCAGTTTTCTTAGCAGCCATTGAAAGATAGATTCCTAAAAGAATAAGCATAGGAGCGATCATAATAACACGTGTCATTTTTACGATTACAGCTGAGTTTGCCATATCTGTCGGAGCACCTTGGATTGATGCAGGAACTGCAACAACTTGCGCAACTTCGTGAATAGTACCACCAACGTAAATACCAAACTCTTGAGGAGTCATATGTAGAAAGCCGGTTGCCGGTTCAATAATTGCTGCATAAAGTACAGGATAAAGGAACATTGAAATTGTCCCAAATAATACAACCATAGAAACCGCAACAGCTGTTTTATGTCCCTCAGCTTTTAGAACCGGTTCAGTTGCTAAAACTGCTGCTGCACCACATACTGAAGCACCAGAAGCCGTAAGCATTGATGTATCTTTGTCCATTTTAAAAATTTTATACCCTAGGTATGAACCTAAAATAAACGTTGTTGCAAGCATAATAAGTGATACCATAAAACCACTCATACCCACATCCATAATCTCTTGGAATGTAATTCTAAAACCGTAAAAAACGATAGCAAAACGAAGAATCTTTTTCCCTGAAAATGTTATACCTGTCCCCCACGCACTCGGCACATGGTTATGTAAAGTATTTGCATAAAATATACCTAATACGATACCGATTACCAGTGGAGATATTCCTAATGATTTAATTGCTTGTAAATCTGCAATCATAGTTGCTGCTGCTGCAAAAATAGCAACAAATATAATTCCAGAGATTGTACCTTTTCGATTTTCTTTTGAAAATGCCATAATCTCACCCTTATTGAAATTTTTAATTTTATTTAAAAGGCGCCATTATAACAAAAACACTTATGCTAATTGTTTACTTTTACTTCCAATCTATTTTTTACAATACTTTCAGAGCTTTCATCAATCCCCTCTACAGGCATAATTTCAAGTCTATTTGGAGACATTAACTTTTCTTCTATGAAATAATTTTCAATTATAGTTTGTCTTTTTTTTGCCAATGCATCTAATTCTTGCTGCGATACTTGCTGGATCTCGATATCTAATGCCAATAACTCTTTTTGATATACTCTTTGAAAATCTTCATCTTTATACTCTTTTTCCAGTTTTTCCTGCAATTGATCAAGCTTATCATCATCACGTAGGTCTTCGTAAATATCTTCAAGAAGATCGATTGTCAGTGCATTTTCTCTTTCGTTAATATTTTTAACACCACTTTTTTCAACAACAATTGCAATCAGTTTTTCCCTCTTCAATGCGAACAAATCTGCTTTTTTATCGTATGTCGCAGATATACCAAGATTGATTTTAGGACGTTTCATCATCATTTTTACGATATTGTCAAGCTTTTCTCTTTGAGATGGTGTAATCACTGCTTTTCCATCTTCAAATTCTATGTAAGAGAGTTCTTCACCGTCAATGCCCATCATAGAACCAAGCAATGCAAATGGAGCTGTTACAGCCTTTGTTACTAAGTTTGAAAACACTTTCCAAACTACCGTGCCGTATTTAAAATCAGGTGCATCCACATTTCCCTCAACAGGTAAATCCAGGTCGATAATCCCTTCATTATCTTCTAAAAGTCCTATAACAAAACCAAGTGGCAGATGTGTCACATTTTCATCTTCGATCTCATCACCCAGCTTTATTTTATTAATAATTACGTTATTTGAACCTTGCATTTGCGAGTTCATAATGTCATATCCAAGGTCTAAATAAAGTTTCCCTGAATCAATTTTATACCCTGCAAAAGTTGCACTGTAACCGCTCATAGCACTCAGTTCTAGATTTTTAAAATTAAAATCCAAATCAGTGTAAAGTTTCGGACTTGAAGCATCTATACTTCCCACAAGTGTTGTTGAACCATATTTATCAACTTCCCCTAAGATATTTACGTAACTTGTCTCACCCGGTTTAGAAGAAAGAACATAAATAACACCGTTTAAATCATGAATGTGTGTCTGAAACTTAATAGGTATAGAAAAATCGGCAAATTTTGCACTTCCGTTTGTAACATTTACTTTCACGATTTTAGCGTCAAACGGCTCACCTTTTTCCTTTTTCAATTCAGAGGTATTGGTATCTGCTTTTTTACTCAATTTTGCAAAATTAAGCGTTTTATTTTCATCTACAAAAGCATCCACATAAAAAGCATCTATATCTACCTCATCAACAAACAGTCTGTCAGGAGAGAGTTCATAGGTAAATTTTTTCACATCAAGTTTGTCAAGAGAGAATAAGAGTTCATTGTCTTGTGAATTATTAATAAAAAGAGAATTAAGAATTAACTTTCCATTAACAATTAAGTCTGGTCTCTTTGTTGATTTTGCATAGCTTGTTGTCCCTTTTAGAGCCAGCTTGCCATCTTCAATTTTCACATATGCCGCTTCATTTAGATACGGGTTGATATCTTCTAAAGAGATATTTTTAAGATTAAATCTTCCACTTTGTTTAAGCGGTGTATGACGCAGTTTGCCATTTGTATAGACTTGACCTTTTTTATTAACCCTCATAGAAGTTTTATATGTCAACCATGTGTTTTTATTACTGTCTATATTTAGAATCTGTACATTTATATTTGAAAGAGTCTGTTTTGCTTTTTGTTCAAGAGCACTGTCTGAAAAATTCACCTGCGCGTTATTGAGGTCAAACTCCTCTACATTCAGATGAAAGCTGCCCTCTTTTTCTTTTTTTGATGTTTGTTTAGCACTTTTTTTCGGAACTACAAGATTTTCAATGTTTAATTTTCCATTGTTATATCTTTGTAAATAACTTTTAAAACCGTTTAAACTGATTTGTTTAACACCTAGTTCCTCTTTGTTCAAATCAAAATTTATGCCGTCAAAAATAAATGAGTCAAAATTTAATAACTTCTCTTTTGCACTTCTTTTACTCAGTTGAAAATTATTTAGTGACAGTTGTGAATCATCTAAAAATATATTCACAGTATTATTATTTTCCTCTGCACGAAAATTCAAATCTACACCTGTTAGCAAAGAGTCCAGAGATACGTTATAACGCTTTAGAGAGCTTTTTGCCGCTTGATCTATATATGGATTATAGTGGGTAACGTCAAAATCTTTACAGATCACACGTGAAGAAAGTTCTAAAGGTTTTTGTACAATCCTACCACCGATTTTACAAGAAGCTGTATCATTAATAAGTGTAGATAATTGATATGAAAACGGTTTTTCAGAGTTTACAACAATGTTTTTTGCTCCAAGTCGAAGATCACTGATTTTACTTATAACAGGCTTTTCTAATGTGTAATCGGTAAACGTTGTAGAAATTTTTTCTAAAGCCACATCATCAATTGCTATATTCCAACTTTGTGATTCACTTACCGTTTGGTTTTGCTCTTGTTCTTCCTCTGATGATTGAGGAATAAAATATTTTGGAATATCAATTTCCCCGTTTTTCAATCTATTGAGATTGATATGTAAAGTATTGAGTCCTATATCTCCTATATGAAGCTTTTGTTTCATAGGCAACACATCTACATTATTTACATGAAAATTTTCTAATAAAATAATATCCTGTGATTTATCTTTAGGTTTAATTCTTAACTTATTCACTGCAAAATTGAGATTATCAATTTTTGTTTCATCTAGCTTGTCCAGATTTAAACTATAGTCGGCATTAAAAGAAGCCCTGCCGTCAGCAACTTCAAAATTCACCATATCCTTAATATAGCTCCACTCTGTGTAAAGCTGACTTGCCTTAAAGTCTATATGTCCATGTAGTGCAAAAGGTTTAAATCCGTCTATCTCTGTCTTTATCTGTAAAAAAGCTCCATCACCTAAATTTGAATAAAATGCTATAACACCGTTACTGCTATTAAAGTCGTTTGTATCTACATCTTTTAATTCAAAATCCAATTGATCAAAAGTAAAATGAAACGGAGTACTTCTCGTCAAATCCGTATAATCTATCTGAGCATCATCTACTTTGATTCTACCTAGTTTTATCCTAGGCATTGTGGAGTTTGTTTCTGCTGTTGGTTCACTCTTTGAAGATGTTTTCAAAATGTTTAAAAGATTAAGAGTTTTATCTTGATTATTGACTACATAGATATGGGGTTCACTAATTTCTAGTTTTGCAATATTGATCGTAGAATATAAAAGAGAATATATATCAAAGTCTAAAAACAATGTATCAATACTCAGTAGTGGCTTTTCTTGAAGATCGGAAATTTTTAAACCTGAAATTTTTGTTTTAAAAAGAAAAGGGTTAATATAAATTGATGCAACAGAAGCTTTAGTATAAGTATTTTGCTCAATCAATTTCGGGAGTTGCGCTTTTACGATAAAAGGGAGGACTAAAAAACCAAATACCGCATAAGCGGCAATCACATAAAAAAGAAACTTTTTAACTTTTTTCATAAGGATACTCCACACACTATATGTGGAGTATAACTAATTTGGTGTTAAATGTGAATTATTTTACCTGTCTTTGACTTGGATAGATGAATGTCGAATTTCTAAATACTGAGATTTTTTGACTCGGTTTTCCATCTGTACCTAAAGCATATGCATGAATCTTGATAGGGATTATAGTATCTTGAGTTTCATGCTGTGCCAAGTTATCAGTTGTTCTAAGAATTACAATTTTTTTCTTAATTTTTTCCGGAACAACAGTGAATGGTTTTGTAGGTCTAACAACTTCTATTTTACCTTTGAAACCTTCCGGCATAACTACATCAAAATAGTATTTCATAGAATCTTGCTGTGTATTTTGAATTAGGAATGTATAAGCATTATCTACTCTAACTTCACCTGCTTTTTTCTCAATACTGTATGCTTGAGTTTCTTTATTTATATTTAAAAGCATATGCTCTTTTGTCGTTCCCATTAAGCCTAGAATGATAGT
Proteins encoded in this region:
- a CDS encoding thioredoxin fold domain-containing protein, yielding MSKKFFITILSIFISLQLELFAETINLDKAAIETKTTNKSPMVYLHRTGCPYCEKLEEFTFDDEDVHNYIEKNFNFIVINVSFTEDVIIYQGDKMTPREFAIQMGYNFFPSVLFLDDSGELEHASVGYIEEKDFLLILQYMKTNAYKTMTIDEYKKKTGYIDENTHLIDKRQKL
- a CDS encoding MOSC domain-containing protein → MKTGKVLKLFTTCNDEKKTRISPESINVDNEGVLEDKFHGKDLLRSVLIASVYSYELAKKEGIDIEYGLLGENILVDINPYSLLPGQQLQIGETTLEITQNCTLCKGLSSVDSKLPKVLKTDRGIFAKVVSGRSVIKIGDVITI
- a CDS encoding DUF4395 domain-containing protein, whose amino-acid sequence is MNLQSFLWDYGEKVPGYDVTVMNEREARAAAGILGTLGMIVIFVGIGYNHIIVAQVYLTFLFLDFTIRLFTPKYAPSLLMGKYMVRNQKPEYVGGLQKRFAYTLGWLISLPLMWWFVLHWEITFYKVMLCVVCLLLTFLESAFSICVGCIIYKWITRKDPQHCPGGVCEVRVKEPIQTFNPMQAIIASLAGIGLIVGTYLFLAYEEPKTFFGEFLHEAVLTDAQLQAEKDAAYEKEMSAEFGDEDEEE
- the aroC gene encoding chorismate synthase — translated: MNSFGLKLRFSTFGESHGTALGCILDGVPAGLEIDEAFIQSELDRRKPGKSEFETARKEADKVEILSGVFEGKATGTPIAMVIYNTNQKSKDYSNIKDVFRPGHADFTYFHKYGLRDYRGGGRSSARETAARVAAGAIAKLMLKELGIEVLSGISEVAGIQAKQYNYEGVKDSIIYALDSDVEEAQKAAILEAKNRHDSVGGVSRVVVKNAPIGLGQPLYYKLDGVLADAMMGINAVKAVEIGDGCISAKALGSQNNDQIRARGFESNHAGGILGGISNGDDIVLNVYFKPTPSIFQEQHTITTTNEEVDFSLKGRHDPCVAIRGTIVCEAMAALVIADMVLLNMGSKMDGVIKYYK
- the rnc gene encoding ribonuclease III, with the protein product MHKKIDTLEKKLGYEFKDKNLIIEALTHKSYKQPYDNERLEFLGDAVLDLVVGEYLFRKFRNSDEGKLSKIRASLVNETGFDKLARALNLGDYILLSNAEDNNGGREKSSLLSNAFEAIMGAIYLEAGLEKVQEIAIKLIEENHEEISLDSLFRDFKTTLQELTQARFGITPEYKVLASRGPDHKKEFEVGVYIEEKEYARAVGKSKKIAQQEAAKFAVDMLKKDK
- the rnhA gene encoding ribonuclease HI; the encoded protein is MKKVTLFSDGSALGNPGPGGFGAILRYGDKEREIVGSEQHTTNNRMELRGVIEGLKALKEPCDVEIISDSSYVVKGINEWLEGWIARNFKKVKNPDLWQEYIEVSKPHKINATWVRGHDGHIENERCDKLARDAAEAVKNLQ
- a CDS encoding tetratricopeptide repeat protein, whose translation is MGSFFIEFRDPLFSIIIFFSIVFAITFISYWWGRYRRKEDSKDIDKFVEQFRTLPSKNELQVLISSGALSQKSWLLLANAYYKNGDYEKAIEIYNEILQVSKETDTKKTMFLLGKTYFRAGFLERSKQIFLEILKKYPRTPEALHYLLLVHEQMKDYKSALEVLEPLDELGEDISLDREYLQALSILNDNKLSDEIKCEKLLVIYRENHNLIYMIFEYLFRVDQKLAWENLDHSKSEVLVQVLWNLNPKELNLDIISQSGYLRELYSARGDLNLAKSSSTFELDVLIKLDKKANATLSFEYVCSSCKGTYPFAFNRCSACHAIDSATIDIALTKDYIREFGEESNSFQ
- a CDS encoding YeiH family protein; this translates as MAFSKENRKGTISGIIFVAIFAAAATMIADLQAIKSLGISPLVIGIVLGIFYANTLHNHVPSAWGTGITFSGKKILRFAIVFYGFRITFQEIMDVGMSGFMVSLIMLATTFILGSYLGYKIFKMDKDTSMLTASGASVCGAAAVLATEPVLKAEGHKTAVAVSMVVLFGTISMFLYPVLYAAIIEPATGFLHMTPQEFGIYVGGTIHEVAQVVAVPASIQGAPTDMANSAVIVKMTRVIMIAPMLILLGIYLSMAAKKTGSAAGGVKLVIPWFAVYFIGMAGFNSLQLVPTNIVSVINEIDTFLLTMAMTALGMGTIFSKFKGLGLAPLYTAGAMFVWLVVGGFIVTKLVVATFS
- a CDS encoding DUF748 domain-containing protein, producing the protein MKKVKKFLFYVIAAYAVFGFLVLPFIVKAQLPKLIEQNTYTKASVASIYINPFLFKTKISGLKISDLQEKPLLSIDTLFLDFDIYSLLYSTINIAKLEISEPHIYVVNNQDKTLNLLNILKTSSKSEPTAETNSTMPRIKLGRIKVDDAQIDYTDLTRSTPFHFTFDQLDFELKDVDTNDFNSSNGVIAFYSNLGDGAFLQIKTEIDGFKPFALHGHIDFKASQLYTEWSYIKDMVNFEVADGRASFNADYSLNLDKLDETKIDNLNFAVNKLRIKPKDKSQDIILLENFHVNNVDVLPMKQKLHIGDIGLNTLHINLNRLKNGEIDIPKYFIPQSSEEEQEQNQTVSESQSWNIAIDDVALEKISTTFTDYTLEKPVISKISDLRLGAKNIVVNSEKPFSYQLSTLINDTASCKIGGRIVQKPLELSSRVICKDFDVTHYNPYIDQAAKSSLKRYNVSLDSLLTGVDLNFRAEENNNTVNIFLDDSQLSLNNFQLSKRSAKEKLLNFDSFIFDGINFDLNKEELGVKQISLNGFKSYLQRYNNGKLNIENLVVPKKSAKQTSKKEKEGSFHLNVEEFDLNNAQVNFSDSALEQKAKQTLSNINVQILNIDSNKNTWLTYKTSMRVNKKGQVYTNGKLRHTPLKQSGRFNLKNISLEDINPYLNEAAYVKIEDGKLALKGTTSYAKSTKRPDLIVNGKLILNSLFINNSQDNELLFSLDKLDVKKFTYELSPDRLFVDEVDIDAFYVDAFVDENKTLNFAKLSKKADTNTSELKKEKGEPFDAKIVKVNVTNGSAKFADFSIPIKFQTHIHDLNGVIYVLSSKPGETSYVNILGEVDKYGSTTLVGSIDASSPKLYTDLDFNFKNLELSAMSGYSATFAGYKIDSGKLYLDLGYDIMNSQMQGSNNVIINKIKLGDEIEDENVTHLPLGFVIGLLEDNEGIIDLDLPVEGNVDAPDFKYGTVVWKVFSNLVTKAVTAPFALLGSMMGIDGEELSYIEFEDGKAVITPSQREKLDNIVKMMMKRPKINLGISATYDKKADLFALKREKLIAIVVEKSGVKNINERENALTIDLLEDIYEDLRDDDKLDQLQEKLEKEYKDEDFQRVYQKELLALDIEIQQVSQQELDALAKKRQTIIENYFIEEKLMSPNRLEIMPVEGIDESSESIVKNRLEVKVNN